The following proteins come from a genomic window of Alphaproteobacteria bacterium:
- a CDS encoding serine protease has translation MLFTLFCVDTSQSTFIEQKKKAIVCISTRASLSGHAPHGYWGGSGFILDKKQGLVVTNHHVSGGHSITSIEVIFSNGRKVNAKHVWSHPFADISILKMNPEELKGLDFEEIATSQKEPHLNDQVEIYSNNSGYNFSVHRGQITSLNESLGVFPVQTLRLSVNASFGTSGAAVLNQHGEVIAIVFAKDSSGTSLFAVPIDYLKSMANKGIGAANFELSHISIDYAIKNYGYPANAANDYIQKYPESYNKMLIVSSVYENAKSFVQPGDIILAVDDEEVGPSLALYHDALNKALKKNSRSVKLTVFRNGKKTDVMVQVRPAFQHTRYLKFGGAVFMESDEILLTTLGIPLGTPLMVKVEPGSLFHVFPSILGTSQYAIGLQLLNKQAIRTFDDLEKEIRRIIRDKQRYITAVYKNFGGYGGYNGMPIISKSDNIAHLEIQQAGDAIMYKYTMYCTPLGDEWKVETVQ, from the coding sequence ATGTTATTCACATTATTTTGTGTCGATACCTCTCAATCAACATTTATAGAACAAAAAAAGAAAGCCATTGTTTGTATTTCAACCAGAGCCAGTTTAAGTGGTCATGCACCACATGGTTATTGGGGTGGAAGCGGTTTTATTTTAGATAAAAAGCAAGGCTTGGTTGTAACCAATCACCATGTTTCAGGTGGGCATAGCATTACCTCCATTGAAGTGATTTTTTCTAATGGGCGTAAAGTAAATGCAAAACATGTATGGTCTCATCCATTTGCTGATATTAGTATTCTGAAAATGAATCCAGAGGAGTTGAAAGGTTTGGATTTTGAAGAGATTGCAACCTCACAAAAAGAACCCCATTTAAATGATCAAGTTGAGATTTATAGCAATAATTCTGGATATAATTTTTCTGTTCATAGGGGTCAGATCACCAGTTTGAATGAATCTCTAGGCGTTTTTCCTGTTCAAACGCTTAGGTTAAGTGTAAATGCAAGTTTTGGAACAAGCGGTGCAGCTGTTTTGAATCAGCATGGTGAGGTGATTGCTATTGTGTTCGCTAAGGACTCAAGTGGCACATCGTTATTTGCCGTTCCAATTGATTACTTGAAGAGTATGGCCAATAAAGGGATTGGCGCCGCGAATTTTGAGTTGTCACATATTTCAATTGATTATGCGATTAAAAATTATGGATATCCTGCTAATGCAGCGAATGATTATATTCAAAAATATCCAGAGAGTTACAATAAAATGCTGATTGTGAGCTCTGTTTATGAGAATGCGAAAAGTTTTGTGCAGCCAGGTGATATTATTTTGGCTGTGGATGATGAAGAGGTTGGGCCGTCGTTGGCGTTGTATCATGATGCTTTGAATAAAGCGTTAAAGAAAAATTCCAGAAGTGTGAAACTAACTGTATTTAGAAATGGCAAAAAAACAGATGTTATGGTGCAGGTGCGACCAGCATTTCAACATACACGTTATTTGAAATTTGGTGGTGCTGTGTTTATGGAGTCAGATGAAATCCTATTAACAACACTTGGAATTCCTCTTGGCACACCGCTTATGGTAAAGGTAGAGCCTGGAAGTTTATTTCATGTATTTCCTAGTATCTTAGGAACTTCTCAATATGCTATTGGTTTACAACTGTTAAACAAGCAAGCAATTCGAACATTTGATGATTTAGAGAAAGAAATTAGACGTATCATTCGAGATAAACAACGCTACATTACAGCAGTTTATAAAAATTTTGGCGGATATGGCGGTTATAATGGTATGCCGATTATTTCAAAAAGCGACAATATTGCGCACCTTGAGATTCAGCAAGCGGGGGATGCGATTATGTATAAATATACGATGTATTGCACGCCACTGGGGGATGAGTGGAAGGTGGAGACAGTGCAATAA
- a CDS encoding CvpA family protein has translation MFIVDLLLIGILILSSAIGYMRGFINEFMRIFVWIGSAFGAYYVYFYQPQLLTVLPSMNGLLTLIFLFICFLIASKLLQTLLDKSIKITPLNFINQPLGFAYGLLRGLAIILSIGHTLDRFQLESQFICQLYEQSAPYIDLRQQEDNILQQGKKIAEKFEKEFMKK, from the coding sequence ATGTTCATCGTTGATCTTCTCCTCATCGGCATCCTCATTTTATCCAGCGCCATAGGTTACATGCGCGGATTCATCAACGAATTCATGCGTATTTTTGTATGGATTGGCTCTGCATTTGGTGCTTATTATGTGTATTTTTATCAACCTCAACTTCTCACTGTTCTACCAAGTATGAATGGACTTCTTACTCTTATTTTTCTTTTTATCTGCTTTCTCATCGCATCAAAATTACTCCAAACGTTACTCGATAAATCTATAAAAATTACACCTTTGAATTTCATTAATCAACCTCTTGGCTTTGCTTACGGTCTGTTGCGCGGTCTTGCAATTATTCTATCTATTGGACATACATTAGACCGCTTTCAATTAGAATCACAATTTATCTGTCAACTCTATGAACAAAGCGCACCTTATATAGACCTCAGACAACAAGAAGACAATATACTGCAGCAGGGCAAAAAAATTGCGGAAAAATTCGAAAAAGAATTCATGAAAAAATAA
- the def gene encoding peptide deformylase translates to MTKKLPVITAPNPILRQKAIKVENFNDELREFLDQLEYTTVTSKNCGGLAANQVGYSQHAFIMNMDRDKKPYKMVNLEILKYSDKTCMWTEGCMSFPDIWLEIERPESVLVRYMDEFGKTHEEQFSGGEARNIQHELDHLNGILMIDTFSKDRQDFIMRKIKKTKPKV, encoded by the coding sequence ATGACAAAAAAACTCCCTGTCATAACCGCTCCCAATCCAATTCTCAGACAAAAAGCCATTAAAGTTGAAAATTTCAATGATGAATTGCGTGAATTTTTAGATCAATTAGAATATACAACGGTAACGAGCAAAAATTGCGGCGGTCTTGCGGCGAATCAAGTTGGGTATAGTCAACATGCTTTTATTATGAATATGGATCGAGATAAAAAACCATATAAAATGGTAAATTTAGAGATCTTAAAATACTCTGATAAAACTTGCATGTGGACAGAAGGTTGTATGTCATTTCCGGATATATGGCTAGAAATTGAACGCCCTGAGAGTGTTTTGGTGCGATATATGGACGAATTTGGCAAAACTCATGAAGAGCAATTTTCGGGCGGAGAAGCGCGCAATATTCAACACGAGCTCGATCATTTGAATGGTATTTTGATGATTGACACATTTAGCAAAGATCGTCAGGATTTTATTATGCGTAAAATCAAGAAAACAAAACCGAAGGTTTGA